The Mercenaria mercenaria strain notata chromosome 10, MADL_Memer_1, whole genome shotgun sequence genome contains a region encoding:
- the LOC123560217 gene encoding uncharacterized protein LOC123560217 isoform X2, which produces MTNVIFFAILFCLVTRSDGTRCFECKNVPYPRDCAKLRICNSHEQCYTEQVVTASGNIVYNSGCLSKSRCSTVATSLVGRRSITNMVDKRSSHDLVTCTECCTDDFCNMNGCGTQGVPAEQRGPYCYTCDALDPKDCTDVAVCSKNELCIMYNHSGFSGFPDTIYRGQCETRAACDAIAHAFTSQRCAPMCCNTDFCNDHCGNPQNLSMTTPQPGTTNGNTEISTSKTHLSNTFQCDIHNGFVHLQNAQAQLCVHIVVHHKHSWNSSRTSCERQGGNLVVLDTLDKAHLLRNELESQSSRIQPRILLDRS; this is translated from the exons ATGACGAATGTGATTTTCTTTgccatattattttgtttggtcaCACGCA GTGACGGTACAAGATGTTTCGAGTGCAAGAATGTTCCATACCCACGTGATTGCGCAAAATTGAGAATTTGCAATTCTCATGAG CAATGTTACACGGAGCAAGTGGTTACAGCAAGCGGAAACATTGTTTATAACTCTGGCTGCCTTTCCAAATCG CGTTGCTCTACTGTTGCGACATCACTTGTTGGCAGAAGGTCGATAACAAACATGGTGGATAAACGCTCCTCACATGACCTTGTCACGTGCACAGAATGTTGTACAGACGACTTCTGCAACATGAATGGGTGTGGAACGCAAG GAGTTCCAGCTGAACAACGTGGTCCGTACTGCTACACGTGTGATGCTCTGGACCCCAAAGATTGCACTGATGTAGCCGTTTGTTCTAAAAACGAA CTTTGCATCATGTACAATCATTCGGGGTTTAGCGGCTTTCCGGACACTATTTACAGAGGTCAGTGTGAAACACGAGCG GCATGCGATGCGATAGCACATGCATTCACTAGTCAGAGATGCGCCCCTATGTGTTGCAATACAGATTTCTGTAACGATCATTGTGGAAACCCCCAGAATTTGTCCATGACAACACCTCAACCAGGCACTACAAATG gAAACACAGAGATATCTACAAGTAAAACACATTTGAGCAACACCTTTCAATGCGATATTCACAATGgttttgttcatttacaaaatGCGCAAGCGCAGCTGTGTGTCCATATTGTTGTTCACCATAAACATTCCTGGAATAGCTCCCGAACATCATGCGAAAGACAAGGAGGGAATCTTGTGGTCCTAGATACCCTTGACAAAGCCCATTTATTGAGGAATGAACTTGAAAGTCAGTCTAGTAG